Proteins from one Desulfonema limicola genomic window:
- the cobS gene encoding adenosylcobinamide-GDP ribazoletransferase: MKSFISAIQFITILPFGKPGTFEPQGMIQFFPIVGLILGIMLAVFDMIVCRLWSIQAASVLDLIFLVWITGAFHLDGLGDTADGLYGQRPKQKALEIMKDSRIGAMGLTAVICGLSVKWAGLIDLNEHRTLFLIIIPAYSRASMLFGFRFLEYGRPDGGTGHAFFEKKLKPGAFWGLLIPAALSLLTGWRAIILNTGFVLVTILIVIFYKKRMGCITGDMLGAMTEIMESALFIIITAGCMGYMK, from the coding sequence ATGAAATCATTTATATCTGCAATTCAATTTATAACTATCCTGCCTTTTGGAAAACCTGGAACCTTTGAACCCCAGGGTATGATTCAGTTTTTTCCCATAGTAGGGCTTATTCTGGGAATAATGCTGGCTGTATTTGATATGATTGTCTGCCGGTTATGGTCAATCCAGGCCGCATCAGTACTTGATCTTATTTTTCTTGTGTGGATAACAGGAGCATTTCACCTTGACGGTTTAGGAGATACTGCTGACGGGCTTTACGGGCAAAGGCCAAAACAAAAAGCTCTTGAAATAATGAAAGACAGCAGGATCGGTGCAATGGGTTTAACAGCTGTTATCTGTGGTCTATCAGTAAAATGGGCAGGGCTTATTGATTTAAATGAGCATAGAACCTTGTTTTTAATAATAATCCCTGCTTATTCCAGGGCTTCCATGCTTTTTGGATTCCGATTCTTGGAATATGGAAGACCAGACGGAGGAACAGGCCATGCTTTTTTTGAAAAAAAGCTTAAACCAGGCGCTTTTTGGGGACTGCTCATTCCTGCTGCCTTATCATTATTAACAGGCTGGAGAGCCATAATCCTAAATACTGGTTTTGTTCTTGTTACAATACTTATCGTAATCTTCTATAAAAAACGCATGGGATGTATAACAGGCGATATGCTTGGTGCAATGACTGAAATAATGGAATCAGCCCTTTTTATTATAATAACTGCCGGCTGTATGGGATACATGAAATGA
- the cobU gene encoding bifunctional adenosylcobinamide kinase/adenosylcobinamide-phosphate guanylyltransferase, with amino-acid sequence MNNTSFVIGGCRSGKSSHALALAEKIPGKRKTFIATCIPCDNEMKKRVKNHQAERSDKWTTVEAPVNLPEAIYEAGKNSDVVLADCLTLWISNLLLDPETSDKINQYIENLINVMKKISCNLIIVSNEVGAGIVPENELARSYRDLVGFANQKVAGAADKVTWTVAGIPVKIK; translated from the coding sequence TTGAATAATACCAGTTTTGTTATTGGAGGATGCAGGAGCGGAAAAAGCAGCCATGCACTGGCTCTTGCGGAAAAGATTCCAGGAAAAAGAAAAACCTTTATTGCCACCTGCATTCCCTGTGACAATGAAATGAAAAAACGTGTTAAAAATCATCAAGCAGAAAGATCAGATAAATGGACAACTGTTGAAGCTCCTGTTAATCTGCCTGAAGCTATATATGAAGCCGGTAAAAACAGTGATGTTGTTCTTGCAGACTGTCTGACCCTCTGGATTTCAAACCTGCTTCTTGACCCTGAAACATCTGATAAAATCAATCAATATATTGAGAATCTTATAAATGTCATGAAAAAGATTTCATGTAATTTAATTATAGTTTCCAATGAAGTAGGAGCAGGCATAGTACCGGAAAACGAACTTGCAAGGTCTTACAGAGACCTTGTTGGATTTGCCAATCAAAAAGTTGCAGGAGCAGCAGATAAGGTTACCTGGACTGTGGCTGGTATTCCTGTGAAAATCAAATGA
- a CDS encoding DMT family transporter: MIIYIKLLLTAFFWGGTFIAGRMLSDHVSPASAAFLRFTIASILLFLLVLKVEGKLPLLNKKQFIAMLFLGLTGVFTYNIFFFKGLKLITAGRASLIIANNPIIITLFSAYLFKEKLNLIKITGIALSVFGAVVVISKGEPWLLLSGSIGLGDFYIFMCVISWVLFSLIGKTILSDISPLVSIAYSSAIGTAALFFPAFSENIIHNFFIYTPIDWLCIAYLGIFGTVIGFIWYYEGIKTIGPSRASLFINFVPISAIILAFFILNEPITLSLLTGAVFVSTGVIMTNTRIRTKSIQAVSG, encoded by the coding sequence ATGATAATATACATAAAACTGCTTTTAACCGCATTTTTCTGGGGCGGAACCTTTATTGCAGGAAGGATGCTTTCAGATCATGTCAGCCCTGCATCTGCTGCATTTTTAAGATTCACAATTGCTTCAATTTTACTTTTTCTCCTGGTCTTAAAGGTTGAAGGCAAACTGCCCCTGTTAAATAAAAAGCAGTTTATTGCCATGCTTTTTCTGGGACTGACAGGTGTGTTTACCTATAATATCTTTTTTTTTAAAGGACTCAAACTTATTACAGCAGGCAGAGCATCCCTTATTATTGCCAACAACCCTATTATTATCACCCTTTTTTCTGCATACCTTTTTAAGGAAAAACTTAATCTTATAAAAATAACAGGTATTGCACTTTCTGTTTTTGGAGCTGTTGTCGTAATTTCAAAAGGCGAACCCTGGCTCCTTCTTTCCGGCAGTATCGGCCTGGGAGATTTTTATATCTTTATGTGCGTAATAAGCTGGGTTTTATTTTCTCTTATAGGAAAAACAATCTTATCAGATATATCACCTCTGGTTTCAATAGCATATTCATCAGCAATAGGAACTGCAGCTCTTTTTTTTCCAGCATTTTCAGAAAACATAATCCATAATTTTTTTATCTACACTCCAATTGACTGGCTTTGCATTGCTTATCTTGGGATTTTTGGAACAGTCATAGGTTTTATATGGTATTATGAGGGAATAAAAACAATTGGACCTTCCAGGGCAAGCCTTTTTATAAACTTTGTTCCCATAAGTGCAATTATTCTGGCTTTTTTTATTCTCAATGAGCCGATAACCCTGTCTCTTTTAACAGGTGCTGTTTTTGTAAGCACAGGTGTTATCATGACAAATACCAGGATACGGACAAAATCTATTCAAGCTGTATCAGGTTAA
- a CDS encoding CoA-binding protein, which produces MTKGRIITKDSEIKDILENIKTIAILGLSPKPDRDSFKVAQYLKNQGYEIIPVRPAQKEILGQKVYKSLDEIETSVDLVDAFRASDQIKGHIQELIRLKPKFFWMQLGIENHEAAEELTKVGIDVVMNRCIKVDHGNLIKKKIIV; this is translated from the coding sequence ATGACAAAAGGCAGGATTATTACAAAAGACAGTGAAATAAAGGACATACTTGAAAATATCAAAACCATTGCAATTCTGGGTTTAAGCCCCAAACCTGACAGGGATTCCTTTAAGGTTGCCCAGTATCTTAAAAACCAGGGATATGAAATTATCCCTGTTCGTCCTGCACAAAAAGAGATACTTGGGCAAAAGGTGTATAAATCCCTTGATGAGATTGAAACCAGTGTTGATCTTGTGGATGCTTTTCGTGCATCTGATCAGATAAAAGGACATATTCAGGAGCTTATCAGACTTAAACCAAAGTTTTTCTGGATGCAGCTTGGAATTGAAAACCATGAAGCAGCAGAGGAATTAACAAAAGTCGGGATTGATGTTGTTATGAACCGGTGTATTAAGGTGGATCATGGAAACCTCATCAAAAAGAAAATCATCGTATAG
- a CDS encoding MBL fold metallo-hydrolase produces the protein MKKIFMSILLGFMAAAPCMAVQTFEKDIIKTAKGDLEITFIGHGTLMFKFDNKIIHVDPWTKLADYSLLPKADIILVTHEHRDHLDLKALEILQTRDTETIVTQNCYDQVKNGIIMKNGDIKQVKGLNIEAVAAYNIVHMRSKGNPFHPKGDGNGYIITFGDKKIYIAGDTENIPEMKQLKDIHAAFLPMNLPYTMTPEMTADAALSFSPEILYPYHFGETDLSIIANLLKDNKNIDLRLRNMK, from the coding sequence ATGAAAAAAATATTTATGTCAATCTTACTGGGTTTTATGGCTGCAGCACCATGTATGGCAGTACAAACCTTTGAAAAGGATATTATTAAAACAGCAAAGGGTGATCTTGAGATAACCTTTATTGGACATGGAACCCTTATGTTCAAGTTTGACAACAAGATTATTCATGTTGATCCCTGGACTAAACTTGCAGATTATTCTCTTCTGCCAAAAGCTGATATAATCCTGGTAACCCATGAACACAGGGATCATCTTGATCTTAAAGCCCTGGAAATTCTGCAAACCCGAGACACTGAAACTATAGTAACCCAGAATTGTTATGATCAGGTTAAAAACGGTATTATTATGAAAAACGGGGATATAAAACAGGTAAAAGGACTGAATATTGAGGCTGTTGCTGCATACAATATTGTTCATATGCGCAGCAAGGGAAATCCTTTTCATCCCAAAGGTGACGGCAATGGATATATAATAACCTTTGGAGATAAAAAAATATATATTGCCGGAGATACGGAAAATATTCCTGAAATGAAACAATTGAAAGATATACATGCAGCATTTCTGCCCATGAATCTTCCCTATACCATGACTCCTGAAATGACTGCTGACGCAGCTTTGAGTTTTTCACCTGAAATATTATATCCTTATCATTTTGGAGAAACTGATTTATCTATAATTGCCAATCTTTTAAAAGATAATAAAAACATTGATCTTCGTCTTAGAAATATGAAGTAA
- a CDS encoding pentapeptide repeat-containing protein: MINFAGINLSGVDFSGTDMSGANFIKANLSHADLTGTNFSYANLSYADLTGADLGDALFTKANLQNAVLPGCSLIQARLENSILWKANLQEADLWRADLSNSVLMDADLQRADFTEAVLENCNLKNSNFKMAVLAYASLKNADAGHADFTGADLTEADLTGTDFSYALLTRAVLQEADLKNAVFFKADLNQADLWRVTMYQTDLQSADLKKSILIAADIIDSILWKADLSGADLSDADLNSSVLKNSIMEKTILLGTQFTGTDIRMVKGLSIHQISEAKTLYNARLDSRLKKKIIKNFPYLFAKKV, translated from the coding sequence ATGATTAACTTTGCAGGCATAAATTTATCAGGAGTAGATTTTTCAGGTACTGATATGTCAGGAGCAAATTTTATAAAAGCAAACCTGAGCCATGCAGATTTAACAGGTACAAACTTTTCTTATGCAAACCTGAGTTATGCAGATCTAACAGGAGCAGACTTGGGAGATGCTCTTTTTACAAAAGCTAATCTTCAAAATGCAGTTCTGCCGGGCTGCAGTTTAATTCAAGCCAGACTTGAAAATTCAATATTATGGAAAGCAAATCTTCAGGAAGCTGATTTATGGAGAGCTGATTTAAGCAATTCAGTATTAATGGATGCAGACCTGCAAAGAGCAGACTTTACAGAAGCTGTTCTTGAAAACTGTAATTTGAAAAATTCAAATTTTAAAATGGCAGTACTTGCATATGCCAGCCTTAAAAACGCTGATGCAGGTCATGCAGATTTTACAGGGGCAGATTTAACTGAAGCAGATTTAACAGGAACAGATTTTTCATATGCCCTGCTGACCAGGGCGGTTTTACAGGAAGCTGACTTGAAGAACGCTGTTTTTTTTAAGGCAGATTTAAACCAGGCAGATTTATGGAGGGTAACTATGTATCAGACTGACCTGCAAAGTGCTGATTTGAAAAAATCAATTCTTATTGCAGCAGATATTATTGATTCAATTCTCTGGAAAGCAGACCTTTCAGGAGCAGACCTTAGTGATGCAGATTTAAACAGTTCTGTATTAAAAAACTCAATAATGGAAAAAACCATCCTTCTGGGAACACAATTTACAGGCACTGATATCCGCATGGTAAAAGGTCTTTCCATTCATCAGATTTCAGAAGCCAAAACTCTTTATAATGCCAGGCTTGATTCAAGGTTAAAGAAAAAAATAATAAAAAATTTTCCATATCTTTTTGCAAAAAAGGTCTAA
- a CDS encoding arylesterase: protein MKNYIITAVCILIAGLGAFFFYNKSEPEIKNALPSGENLICFGDSLTYGTGAPEGMDYPSRLSEKLSTPVINAGIPGDTTATALNRLEQDVLSRSPKIVFITLGGNDLKNGISKKTAFANLKIIVEKIQAEGALVVIGGISIPFWGKGFGEAYDILAKETGAVLIPNIFDGIINNPKLMSDSIHPNAQGYEIMAEMFYKAVKPFI, encoded by the coding sequence ATGAAAAATTATATTATTACAGCAGTTTGTATTCTTATTGCAGGTTTGGGAGCATTCTTTTTTTACAATAAATCTGAACCTGAAATCAAAAATGCCTTACCTTCAGGAGAAAACCTGATCTGCTTTGGCGACAGCCTTACCTATGGGACAGGTGCCCCGGAAGGGATGGACTATCCTTCACGTCTTTCTGAAAAGCTTTCAACACCTGTTATAAATGCCGGTATTCCAGGGGATACAACAGCAACGGCTTTAAACAGGCTTGAGCAGGATGTTTTATCCCGGTCTCCAAAGATTGTATTTATTACATTAGGGGGAAATGACTTGAAAAACGGCATTTCAAAAAAAACAGCATTTGCAAATCTTAAAATAATTGTGGAAAAAATCCAGGCAGAGGGTGCTTTGGTTGTTATCGGCGGTATCAGTATTCCTTTCTGGGGCAAAGGGTTTGGTGAAGCATATGATATTCTTGCAAAAGAAACCGGGGCTGTTTTGATTCCCAATATCTTTGACGGCATTATAAATAATCCAAAGCTGATGAGCGATTCCATTCATCCCAATGCCCAGGGTTATGAAATCATGGCTGAAATGTTTTATAAAGCTGTGAAACCGTTTATATGA
- a CDS encoding DUF86 domain-containing protein — protein MIYSVKTKKTVYAVIRAIEIMGEAAKNIPDTIRKENPEIPWRQIAGMRDKLIHGYFGVDIDIYYFGNLHVRFFGGRVPSAPNKGKVNSICYYLKNKLSSEDVKYLCKCFITFVGWARFFVPTISRIQQL, from the coding sequence TTGATCTATTCTGTAAAGACAAAAAAAACTGTTTATGCTGTAATTCGGGCTATTGAAATAATGGGAGAAGCTGCCAAAAATATTCCGGATACAATCAGAAAAGAGAATCCCGAAATTCCATGGAGACAGATTGCTGGAATGCGTGACAAATTGATACATGGCTATTTCGGTGTGGATATAGATATTTATTATTTTGGAAACTTACATGTACGGTTCTTTGGGGGGCGTGTGCCTTCTGCTCCAAATAAAGGAAAAGTCAATTCAATCTGTTATTATTTGAAAAATAAATTATCATCAGAAGATGTTAAGTACCTGTGCAAATGTTTTATAACATTCGTAGGGTGGGCACGGTTTTTTGTGCCCACCATTAGCAGGATACAGCAATTATAA
- a CDS encoding nucleotidyltransferase family protein, whose protein sequence is MKNLEEIKNIIQHKKPVLIKKHKIKDIGIFGSYVRGEQRLNSDIDILISFEEFPGLIEFVGIENELSEYLGTKVDLVTKTGLKQGIGKHILKEVVYL, encoded by the coding sequence ATGAAAAATCTTGAAGAAATAAAAAATATTATCCAACATAAGAAACCTGTTTTGATTAAAAAACACAAAATAAAAGACATCGGAATATTCGGTTCATATGTGCGTGGTGAACAGAGATTAAACAGCGATATAGATATTCTGATTAGTTTTGAAGAATTCCCTGGATTGATAGAATTTGTTGGTATAGAAAATGAACTAAGTGAATATCTTGGTACAAAAGTCGATCTGGTTACAAAAACAGGCTTAAAACAAGGAATAGGCAAGCATATACTCAAAGAGGTAGTGTATCTATGA
- a CDS encoding DMT family transporter has translation MDKSILKSNLLLLLTATIWGFAFVAQRVGMDFIGPFAYNGIRFALGSLSLIPLILITKNKTPDLPIKFKALSSKMLLLSSSVLGIILFMGASLQQVGLKYTTAGKAGFITGLYVVIVPVAGIFWKQKSDLGTWTGAFLAAVGLYFLSVTEEFTVSFGDFLEIIGAFFWAAHVLIIGWLSPRTNALKLASFQFAVCSVLSLATAFIIETVTIKGIIQAAIPILYGGLCSVGIAYTLQIVAQKDAKPSHAAIILCMESPFAALGGWMILGETMTYRGFLGCGLMLSGMILSQLYPYIIRTKNRKPELAV, from the coding sequence ATGGATAAATCAATATTAAAGTCAAATCTTCTGCTTCTGCTTACTGCAACCATATGGGGTTTTGCTTTTGTAGCCCAGAGAGTGGGCATGGATTTTATAGGTCCTTTTGCATATAATGGAATCCGTTTTGCATTGGGCAGTCTGTCTTTAATTCCGCTAATCTTAATTACAAAAAACAAAACACCAGATTTACCAATAAAATTCAAAGCATTGAGCAGTAAAATGCTGTTATTGAGCAGTTCTGTTTTAGGGATAATCCTTTTTATGGGTGCATCTCTTCAGCAGGTAGGCTTGAAATATACCACAGCAGGAAAAGCAGGTTTTATTACAGGTTTGTATGTGGTTATTGTACCAGTTGCAGGTATTTTCTGGAAACAGAAATCAGATTTGGGAACATGGACAGGAGCTTTTTTAGCAGCAGTAGGGCTTTATTTTTTAAGTGTTACTGAAGAATTTACTGTTTCTTTTGGAGATTTTCTTGAAATTATAGGAGCTTTTTTCTGGGCTGCCCATGTGCTTATTATCGGATGGCTTTCTCCCAGAACCAACGCCCTTAAACTGGCATCTTTTCAGTTTGCCGTGTGTTCGGTTTTGAGTCTTGCTACTGCTTTTATAATAGAAACTGTAACTATTAAAGGTATTATCCAGGCAGCGATACCTATTTTATACGGGGGGCTTTGCTCCGTAGGCATAGCTTACACCCTTCAGATAGTGGCTCAAAAAGACGCTAAACCTTCCCATGCAGCAATTATCTTATGTATGGAGTCCCCTTTTGCAGCACTTGGAGGGTGGATGATACTGGGAGAAACTATGACATACAGGGGTTTTCTAGGCTGCGGGCTGATGCTTTCAGGAATGATTTTATCCCAGTTATACCCATATATAATTCGTACAAAAAATCGTAAACCTGAACTGGCTGTTTAA